One Pseudomonas rhizophila DNA window includes the following coding sequences:
- a CDS encoding MFS transporter: MAHEIPPPADDGVTGRKDIYIEKGTPLFMRTVLALFCGGFATFALLYCVQPMMPLLSEEFSINAAQSSLILSVATGLLAVGLLITGPISDRIGRKSVMVAALFAAALCTIASAMMPTWQGVLVLRALVGLSLSGVAAVAMTYLGEEIHPKHIGLAMGLYIAGNAIGGMSGRLIAGVLIDFVSWHAAMLVVGGLALIAAAVFWRILPESRNFRPRSLHPRSLLDGFTMHFRDAGLPLLFLEAFVLMGAFVTLFNYIGYRLLAGPYHLDQAFVGLLSVVYLSGIYSSAKVGALADKHGRRKMLWATIALMLAGLALTMTTPLWLVILGMLVFTFGFFGAHSVASSWIGRRATKAKGQASSLYLFSYYAGSSVAGTAGGVAWHLGGWNGVSLFIGGLLVVALLVAVKLAKLPVLPGNAQV, translated from the coding sequence CTGGCCCATGAGATCCCTCCGCCTGCCGATGATGGCGTCACCGGACGCAAAGACATCTACATCGAAAAAGGCACACCGTTGTTCATGCGTACGGTGCTGGCGTTGTTTTGTGGCGGTTTTGCGACCTTCGCCCTGTTGTATTGCGTGCAACCGATGATGCCGCTGCTCTCCGAAGAGTTTTCCATCAATGCCGCCCAGAGCAGTCTGATCCTGTCGGTGGCGACCGGCCTGCTCGCCGTCGGGCTGCTGATCACCGGCCCGATTTCCGATCGCATCGGCCGCAAGTCAGTGATGGTCGCGGCCCTGTTTGCCGCGGCGTTGTGCACCATTGCCAGCGCGATGATGCCGACCTGGCAGGGTGTACTGGTGCTGCGCGCTCTGGTGGGGTTGTCGTTGAGCGGCGTGGCGGCAGTCGCGATGACTTACCTGGGTGAAGAAATCCATCCCAAGCACATTGGCCTGGCGATGGGCTTGTACATCGCCGGCAACGCCATCGGAGGCATGAGCGGCCGCTTGATCGCCGGGGTGCTGATTGACTTCGTCAGCTGGCACGCCGCGATGCTGGTGGTCGGTGGCCTGGCCTTGATCGCGGCGGCGGTGTTCTGGAGGATTCTTCCCGAGTCACGCAATTTCCGCCCCCGCTCGCTGCATCCGCGCAGCTTGCTGGACGGTTTCACCATGCACTTTCGCGATGCCGGGTTGCCGCTATTGTTTCTCGAAGCTTTCGTATTGATGGGTGCATTCGTGACGCTGTTCAACTACATCGGCTATCGCCTGCTGGCCGGGCCTTATCACTTGGACCAGGCCTTTGTCGGGTTGCTCTCGGTGGTCTACCTGTCGGGTATCTACAGCTCGGCGAAAGTCGGCGCACTGGCCGACAAACACGGCCGTCGCAAAATGCTCTGGGCGACTATCGCGCTGATGCTGGCCGGTCTTGCGCTGACCATGACCACGCCGCTGTGGCTGGTGATCCTGGGCATGCTGGTGTTCACCTTCGGCTTCTTCGGCGCTCACTCGGTCGCCAGCAGTTGGATCGGCCGCCGCGCAACCAAAGCCAAGGGACAGGCCTCGTCGTTGTACCTGTTCAGCTACTACGCCGGCTCCAGCGTCGCAGGTACGGCTGGCGGGGTAGCCTGGCATCTGGGCGGATGGAACGGTGTCAGCCTGTTCATCGGCGGCTTGCTGGTGGTGGCGTTGCTGGTGGCGGTGAAACTGGCGAAGTTGCCGGTGTTGCCGGGCAACGCTCAGGTTTGA
- a CDS encoding LysR family transcriptional regulator: MELRHLRYFIAVAEELHFGRAALALGISQPPLSQQIQALEQEIGARLFNRTNRRVELSEAGRLFLEEARQVLAQVDKAADVARRAELGELGELKIGFTSSAPFNSTIPQAIFTFRQRFPAVHLNLREMSSTQVADALVDEAIEVGIMRPLPLPDSLQEIELSREPLVAVLSSKHPLAQGSEGGLFLSALAQEPFVFFPRSYGSGLYAQLLSLARDAGFSPNFAQEAGEAMTIIGLVAAGLGVSVLPASYQRMRIDGVVYRPLLDPAAMSAVWLVQRKDQCSPMARAFVELLTNVVDLSVS; the protein is encoded by the coding sequence ATGGAACTGCGTCATCTGCGTTACTTCATAGCCGTTGCCGAAGAACTGCATTTTGGTCGCGCCGCGCTGGCGCTGGGCATCTCCCAGCCGCCCCTTAGCCAGCAGATCCAGGCACTGGAGCAAGAGATCGGCGCGCGGCTGTTCAATCGCACCAATCGTCGCGTCGAACTGAGTGAAGCCGGACGTTTGTTTCTCGAAGAGGCCCGACAGGTGCTGGCCCAGGTCGACAAGGCCGCCGATGTCGCCCGCCGCGCAGAGTTGGGCGAACTGGGCGAGCTGAAAATCGGCTTCACATCATCGGCGCCTTTCAACTCCACCATCCCCCAGGCGATTTTCACGTTTCGCCAGCGCTTTCCCGCTGTACACCTGAACCTTCGGGAAATGAGCAGCACCCAAGTGGCTGACGCCCTGGTGGACGAGGCAATCGAGGTGGGCATCATGCGGCCCTTGCCGCTGCCCGACTCTCTGCAGGAGATCGAATTGAGCCGCGAGCCGCTGGTGGCCGTGCTCAGTTCCAAGCATCCACTGGCCCAGGGCAGCGAAGGGGGGCTGTTCCTCTCTGCACTGGCCCAGGAACCGTTCGTGTTCTTCCCCCGCAGCTACGGCAGCGGTCTCTATGCACAACTCCTGAGCCTGGCCCGCGACGCCGGCTTCAGCCCGAACTTCGCCCAGGAGGCCGGTGAGGCCATGACCATCATCGGCCTGGTGGCGGCGGGGCTGGGCGTCTCGGTCCTGCCGGCGTCCTACCAGCGCATGCGTATTGACGGCGTGGTCTACCGGCCACTGCTCGATCCGGCGGCAATGTCGGCGGTGTGGCTGGTGCAACGTAAGGATCAGTGCTCGCCGATGGCAAGGGCGTTTGTGGAGTTGTTGACTAATGTCGTGGATTTGTCTGTTTCTTAG
- a CDS encoding lipid II-degrading bacteriocin — translation MKQKEITLPATDITGTWRGSLGGYWSTDGIIIDGTYIYPPPQPDVLTEDDDLYITDLIKTQTGLDDFTFNLRILDKAINHKNAYGAIKDIWRIVEKERGWVAPYWRINDVFFKNKMISFSLADALERSGFTSREAIIAVANSKYARSTTFKLETPKLSGGTFSPVKALAHDLWGKGEKLEVDINSIGLQIKEHNLSLLKQTTEHTKTPGKYHLVDPKVGYDTGRDSWISGAYLGRITLRVEGDFIRHKDTSWQFLGTVKAYHDFYDFNKSNRPLALEQLTTAGRVLPGKSYEIDISGEHKIHLIGKGFQTPNF, via the coding sequence ATGAAACAGAAAGAAATCACTTTACCCGCCACTGATATCACGGGCACTTGGAGAGGTTCCTTAGGTGGATACTGGTCTACGGACGGAATTATCATTGACGGAACTTATATATATCCACCTCCTCAACCCGACGTATTGACAGAAGATGATGACCTCTACATAACCGACCTTATAAAAACTCAAACGGGACTGGATGATTTCACCTTCAACCTTAGAATCCTCGACAAAGCCATAAACCATAAAAACGCCTACGGCGCAATAAAAGACATATGGCGAATTGTCGAAAAAGAGCGCGGCTGGGTAGCACCTTACTGGCGTATAAATGATGTATTTTTTAAAAACAAAATGATTAGCTTCAGCCTGGCTGATGCGCTTGAAAGAAGCGGCTTTACGTCTAGAGAAGCCATCATCGCTGTGGCCAACTCAAAATACGCCCGCAGTACAACATTCAAACTCGAAACACCAAAATTATCTGGAGGCACATTCAGCCCAGTAAAAGCATTAGCACACGATTTATGGGGGAAGGGTGAGAAGCTCGAAGTCGACATAAATAGCATTGGCTTACAAATAAAAGAACACAACCTGTCTTTATTAAAACAGACCACTGAACATACCAAGACACCCGGAAAGTATCACCTCGTGGATCCAAAGGTGGGTTATGACACCGGTAGAGACAGTTGGATCAGTGGTGCTTATCTGGGGCGAATCACTCTTCGCGTCGAAGGTGACTTCATTCGCCACAAGGACACCTCCTGGCAATTTCTGGGAACAGTCAAGGCCTACCATGATTTTTATGATTTTAATAAAAGCAATAGACCGCTGGCACTGGAACAATTAACTACCGCCGGCAGGGTTCTACCAGGAAAAAGTTACGAAATCGATATATCAGGCGAACACAAAATACACTTGATAGGGAAGGGTTTCCAGACCCCGAATTTTTAA
- a CDS encoding addiction module antidote protein: MTEQLTRWDSAEYLKTEEDMANYLDACMEEAGDDPAFIAKPWEPLHELAELARDAGLSRENLYRALSGEGNPEFGTILKSCQSVGTETACQHLNRSA; encoded by the coding sequence ATGACCGAACAACTCACTCGCTGGGACTCTGCCGAGTACCTCAAGACCGAAGAGGACATGGCTAACTACCTGGACGCATGCATGGAGGAGGCAGGAGACGATCCTGCATTCATCGCAAAGCCTTGGGAACCATTGCACGAGCTCGCGGAATTGGCCCGTGATGCCGGGCTGTCCCGGGAAAATCTTTACCGCGCCTTGTCGGGGGAAGGAAATCCTGAGTTCGGCACTATTTTGAAAAGTTGTCAAAGCGTTGGGACTGAAACTGCATGCCAGCACCTGAACAGGTCAGCATGA
- a CDS encoding dermonecrotic toxin domain-containing protein translates to MLEDNPLQADSAMATSAALINRLNASQQQMIHLNGAVPRPSKVTAQHMEYWLAKAFPSLANTLVAKDILVCRRQDEPTSKRTVVQTVPLDTLFWRAIAGEINAREFFLELDNIDIVTGKDDATQMPAVLNSRDAKEEIRRRISVTPASHARLLERALEHFWDKPAEFSQGRSVSDWLADEFGTQLKAQADLHRLDAVLSLPMHKAVTDFALSAPDGASRAKLAERVRPGVYGLNLTPEGWGFSVPMPGAVALTQHDNADHPGGAVLCSPGSPLEVYADLTTLKASLVEDGTQDTVSTASMAQNFLARLVTDLRAAQKTAVSEVLSSGPAEGESLTTWMARIDAAADLRHKLDLAGAMDERELRLNRKKLHDWLHRDPNVIGSDRLAWWKAVQDLQQTLTDSPPPPDPVTLATPDALHDRTRTLLARFIKEKYPPVDPDQVSLSIRKHLLDPHAPTGESPFGSGLSSGKVKGQFDDRRSLTQWAMSNLTPEERTASDTTVEGPLSFAQIVEVIERANIGARLSPALQLAAREQQAQWMSLKAKQMRAQAWAAHISGDFTHDKDNTGLNLVLAALDSPTPQGRSKVNGHEVVVRQIQWGDSVLKELLAFGVKTLGSRPSLTLYTPEAPDGKQFRDVDAGSDRELEAALVRTLTATPEMTRWLISHLPLLKQADQLASLVPSAESLTLNEKIKKVTQPTFSWIKHRVQDDFALKVYSPVVKGNLFKALHETQITQAIQTADLLTVTNAERDSTAAQDGRRTAVMLLTGAMSMFYAGRLGGVLGRAILPVMTGGAAVSAIKDEGGSFSQWTSDLISGLGEVLAEGGQDLIMSRAARRRGKPRPALSALPRMPDPELEPFILKGFDGKGLVPEGRNRYRDAGGQGYLKLGKDYCKTAIQAGERIIYGPNNRTDQRTVTWENGRWQIEEPKRLLGGGVIQSLFGRTPETPQQKTYNALVEGVLVDHQWPSRAVVNTAKKVIYSMPEELAERIVRESMNDIHVRDIDTYRSRINWINKGHQDLTQHKKAHDSLLYKYNVWQAVDYCTRDIDSQARGIQLTAAQKIKVFDMTLPLKRELFDSEGNFKMMMSSLPDNLTGASFITIIPEQGKKKAAMTKIQDDIHDVVEAAEKRVWVDLGERYSGTGPEVEAAREQYKQNPENFRAYKSNKLSAFRDEMKKRHKPGLLTEIRNHKIPYVIVNKGKSQRKTLLVTGEDITNFSKNLSNYDTFDIEVVTQVPTKKVTGKPAAATAPLAVAEGPVVADKFSTSTSLLAESQMSYDTFTEAAKTKITEIMADIRAGRVTTKRINRYYWYDMAQLSPGSGRGAWRAAFERKGDTWTLQGFYDYHVNRPATVWEG, encoded by the coding sequence TATGGAGTACTGGCTGGCGAAAGCCTTTCCCAGCCTGGCGAACACTCTGGTAGCCAAAGACATACTGGTGTGCCGGCGGCAGGACGAGCCGACTTCAAAACGAACGGTGGTGCAGACTGTTCCCCTCGATACGCTTTTCTGGCGCGCGATCGCCGGCGAGATCAACGCGCGCGAGTTCTTCCTCGAATTGGACAATATCGACATCGTCACGGGTAAGGACGATGCCACGCAAATGCCGGCAGTCCTCAATAGTCGTGACGCAAAGGAAGAGATCAGGCGGCGGATAAGCGTCACGCCCGCGTCTCATGCACGACTGCTGGAGCGGGCGCTGGAGCATTTTTGGGATAAACCTGCCGAGTTCAGCCAAGGCCGCAGTGTCAGCGACTGGCTGGCCGATGAGTTCGGCACGCAACTCAAGGCACAGGCGGATCTCCACCGGCTGGACGCTGTGTTGAGCCTGCCGATGCACAAAGCGGTGACGGACTTCGCCCTGTCGGCGCCGGACGGCGCGTCCCGTGCCAAGCTGGCGGAGCGTGTCCGGCCCGGGGTCTACGGTTTGAATCTGACCCCCGAAGGGTGGGGGTTCAGCGTACCGATGCCGGGGGCGGTTGCGCTGACGCAGCATGATAATGCCGATCATCCGGGGGGCGCGGTGCTATGCAGCCCGGGTAGCCCACTGGAGGTTTACGCTGACTTGACGACGTTGAAGGCCAGCCTGGTGGAAGACGGCACTCAGGATACGGTGAGCACGGCGTCAATGGCGCAGAACTTTCTCGCTCGCCTGGTCACTGACCTGCGAGCGGCGCAGAAAACCGCCGTGAGCGAGGTTCTATCCAGCGGCCCGGCAGAGGGAGAGAGTCTCACCACCTGGATGGCCAGGATAGATGCGGCGGCGGACCTCAGGCACAAGCTGGATCTGGCCGGCGCCATGGACGAGCGCGAGTTACGGCTGAACCGGAAAAAACTGCACGACTGGCTGCACCGCGACCCTAACGTTATCGGCAGCGACCGTCTGGCCTGGTGGAAGGCCGTGCAGGACTTGCAGCAAACCCTGACAGATTCGCCACCACCACCGGACCCGGTCACCCTGGCAACCCCTGACGCCCTTCATGACCGGACTCGCACCCTGCTTGCCAGGTTCATCAAGGAGAAGTACCCACCGGTCGATCCTGACCAGGTTTCTCTGAGTATCCGCAAGCATCTGCTCGATCCGCACGCCCCGACAGGCGAGTCACCATTCGGCTCCGGGCTCTCGTCGGGCAAGGTGAAGGGCCAATTTGATGACCGCCGCTCCCTGACGCAGTGGGCAATGTCCAACCTGACGCCGGAGGAACGCACGGCCAGCGACACCACGGTGGAAGGTCCGCTGAGTTTTGCGCAGATTGTAGAAGTCATTGAACGGGCAAACATCGGTGCCCGGCTCTCGCCCGCGTTGCAGCTCGCAGCCCGGGAGCAGCAAGCACAGTGGATGTCCCTGAAGGCCAAACAGATGCGGGCGCAGGCGTGGGCCGCCCATATCTCGGGCGACTTTACCCACGACAAGGACAATACCGGGCTGAACCTGGTGCTGGCGGCGCTGGACAGCCCGACGCCGCAGGGGCGCAGCAAGGTCAACGGACATGAGGTGGTGGTCCGCCAGATCCAGTGGGGTGACAGCGTACTCAAGGAGCTGCTGGCCTTTGGGGTGAAGACCCTTGGCAGCCGGCCTTCGTTGACCCTGTACACACCAGAAGCACCGGACGGCAAGCAGTTCAGGGACGTCGATGCCGGAAGCGACCGGGAGCTGGAGGCGGCCCTGGTGCGGACGCTCACCGCCACGCCGGAAATGACCCGCTGGCTGATTTCGCACCTGCCGCTGCTCAAGCAAGCCGATCAGCTTGCCAGCCTGGTGCCGTCCGCGGAAAGCCTGACCCTCAACGAGAAGATCAAGAAAGTGACGCAACCCACGTTCTCCTGGATCAAGCACAGGGTTCAGGACGACTTCGCATTGAAAGTCTATTCGCCCGTGGTTAAAGGCAACCTTTTCAAAGCGCTGCATGAGACGCAGATCACCCAAGCGATCCAGACGGCGGACCTGCTGACCGTGACCAACGCCGAGCGCGACAGCACAGCGGCACAAGATGGGCGCAGGACTGCAGTCATGCTACTGACGGGGGCGATGTCAATGTTCTATGCAGGCCGGCTGGGTGGGGTACTGGGCCGCGCGATTCTGCCCGTGATGACCGGCGGCGCTGCGGTGTCGGCGATAAAGGATGAAGGGGGCAGCTTCAGCCAGTGGACGAGTGATCTTATCAGCGGGCTCGGTGAGGTACTGGCAGAGGGCGGTCAGGACCTGATCATGTCCCGCGCGGCACGGCGCCGAGGTAAGCCTCGCCCGGCGCTCTCAGCCTTGCCCCGCATGCCGGACCCGGAGCTCGAACCGTTCATCCTCAAAGGGTTCGACGGCAAGGGACTGGTGCCCGAGGGGCGCAATCGGTACAGGGACGCCGGTGGGCAGGGCTATCTGAAGCTGGGGAAGGACTACTGCAAAACCGCCATACAAGCAGGCGAACGAATCATCTACGGGCCGAACAACCGTACCGACCAGCGGACGGTAACCTGGGAAAATGGCCGCTGGCAGATCGAAGAACCAAAACGGCTGCTCGGTGGTGGAGTCATACAAAGCCTGTTCGGTCGGACTCCGGAAACCCCGCAACAGAAAACCTATAACGCGTTGGTAGAGGGCGTCCTCGTCGACCATCAGTGGCCGTCTCGGGCAGTGGTGAATACGGCAAAAAAAGTCATCTACTCGATGCCCGAGGAACTGGCAGAGCGTATCGTGCGCGAGAGCATGAATGACATCCACGTACGCGACATAGACACTTATCGCTCACGAATAAACTGGATAAACAAAGGACACCAGGACCTCACGCAACATAAAAAGGCCCACGACAGCCTGCTGTATAAATACAACGTATGGCAGGCCGTCGACTACTGCACCAGAGACATCGACTCCCAGGCAAGAGGGATCCAGCTGACGGCCGCTCAAAAGATAAAAGTATTCGACATGACCCTGCCGCTGAAAAGGGAGCTTTTCGACAGCGAAGGCAACTTCAAGATGATGATGTCCTCCTTGCCCGACAATCTCACCGGCGCGTCATTCATTACCATCATCCCTGAACAGGGGAAAAAGAAAGCCGCCATGACTAAAATCCAGGACGATATTCATGACGTGGTCGAGGCAGCGGAAAAGCGCGTCTGGGTCGATCTGGGCGAACGGTACTCAGGGACGGGACCCGAGGTGGAAGCGGCCAGGGAACAATATAAACAGAACCCTGAAAATTTCCGGGCGTATAAAAGTAACAAACTCAGCGCGTTCAGGGACGAGATGAAAAAAAGACACAAGCCCGGCCTCCTGACCGAAATCCGCAACCATAAGATTCCTTATGTCATCGTCAACAAGGGCAAGTCGCAGCGGAAAACGTTATTGGTCACCGGCGAGGACATCACGAACTTCAGTAAAAACCTCTCGAACTACGACACGTTTGATATCGAGGTCGTGACCCAAGTCCCGACGAAGAAAGTCACCGGCAAGCCTGCGGCCGCGACCGCCCCCCTCGCTGTTGCGGAAGGCCCGGTTGTCGCAGACAAATTTTCGACAAGCACCAGCCTGCTGGCCGAGTCACAGATGTCATATGACACTTTTACTGAGGCAGCCAAAACGAAAATAACGGAAATCATGGCTGACATTCGTGCAGGCCGGGTCACCACCAAGCGCATCAACCGGTATTACTGGTACGACATGGCGCAACTGTCACCCGGGAGTGGCAGAGGCGCATGGCGCGCTGCCTTTGAACGCAAGGGCGATACCTGGACCCTTCAAGGGTTTTATGACTATCACGTCAATAGGCCTGCGACGGTTTGGGAGGGTTAA